A genomic segment from Spinacia oleracea cultivar Varoflay chromosome 3, BTI_SOV_V1, whole genome shotgun sequence encodes:
- the LOC110785378 gene encoding wall-associated receptor kinase 3-like, which translates to MKATWENVECADNSLNSCEKQEYCVNSHGSYKCTCPTGYYGSATKDDPCMIEGHTASRKKLVLAIKTIVGVCSGIIVSLLVVFWFNWQHGNKKLRKMKETFFVENGGHILHKKLSERDVSVGNTVKMFAVEELKKATDNYSENSIIGRGGFGMVYKGLLPNNQVVAIKRSVKVDPGQVDQFINEIVALSQINNKNVVKLLGCCLETEVPLLVYEFISNGTLHDHLHRDEKLHVFSWDIRLRIAAEVAEVLAYLHTTISIPIIHRDIKSANILLDDKYIAKVADFGASKLVPVDEEQLGTMVQGTCGYLDPEYMQTGELTDKSDVYSFGVVLVELLTSEKAISYAKPENERNLAVCFLRKLKETRLFEILDDKVVNDRAIGQLMQVVYLAKRCLELKGEDRPTMKEVAREIDRIDRIWSSKNGVLLEEESEYLLGKTHVFPH; encoded by the exons ATGAAGGCCACGTGGGAGAACGTGG AATGCGCAGACAATAGCCTGAATTCGTGCGAAAAACAGGAGTATTGTGTCAACAGCCATGGAAGTTATAAGTGTACATGCCCAACCGGCTACTATGGGTCGGCCACCAAAGACGATCCTTGTATGATTGAAGGCCATACAGCAAGCAGGAAGAAATTGGTGCTGGCAATTAAAACCATCGTCG GTGTTTGTAGCGGCATCATTGTTTCTTTGTTGGTTGTATTTTGGTTTAATTGGCAACATGGAAATAAAAAGCTCCGAAAAATGAAAGAGACATTCTTTGTTGAAAATGGTGGTCATATATTGCATAAAAAACTATCAGAACGCGATGTATCAGTTGGCAACACGGTTAAAATGTTTGCAGTTGAAGAACTGAAGAAGGCGACTGATAATTATAGCGAGAATAGCATCATTGGTCGAGGAGGTTTTGGGATGGTTTACAAAGGATTATTACCAAACAACCAAGTAGTTGCCATCAAAAGGTCTGTCAAAGTGGATCCAGGTCAAGTTgatcaatttatcaatgaaaTTGTTGCCTTGTCtcaaatcaacaacaaaaatgTGGTGAAACTCTTGGGTTGTTGCTTGGAAACAGAGGTACCGTTACTCGTTTATGAATTCATAAGTAATGGTACGTTACATGACCATTTGCACAGAGATGAAAAATTGCATGTTTTTAGTTGGGATATTCGGCTTAGAATTGCAGCAGAAGTTGCAGAGGTGTTGGCCTATTTGCACACTACAATTTCTATACCGATAATTCACAGGGATATTAAGTCTGCAAATATACTTTTGGATGATAAATACATAGCAAAAGTCGCGGATTTTGGAGCTTCTAAGCTAGTCCCGGTAGATGAAGAGCAGTTAGGAACAATGGTTCAAGGAACATGCGGTTATCTTGATCCAGAGTACATGCAAACTGGTGAGCTAACTGATAAGAGCGATGTTTATAGCTTTGGTGTTGTTCTTGTCGAGTTACTAACTAGTGAGAAGGCTATTTCATATGCAAAGCCCGAGAATGAGAGAAACCTTGCAGTATGCTTTCTAAGAAAGCTTAAGGAAACTCGTTTGTTTGAAATCCTTGATGACAAAGTAGTGAATGATAGAGCAATCGGGCAGCTTATGCAAGTTGTGTATCTTGCTAAGAGGTGCCTTGAATTGAAAGGGGAAGATCGCCCTACCATGAAGGAGGTTGCAAGAGAAATCGATAGGATCGATAGAATATGGTCGTCAAAAAATGGCGTACTACTTGAAGAAGAAAGTGAATATCTTCTTGGTAAGACGCATGTTTTCCCCCATTGA